From the genome of Cognaticolwellia beringensis, one region includes:
- a CDS encoding Trm112 family protein: MAFDTKLMEILACPVCKGKLDYNKEQQELICKFDRLAYAIEKDIPVLLENEARRITADDA; this comes from the coding sequence ATGGCGTTTGATACTAAATTAATGGAAATCCTAGCGTGTCCGGTATGTAAAGGAAAGTTAGATTACAATAAAGAGCAACAAGAGTTAATTTGTAAATTTGACCGTTTAGCTTATGCAATAGAAAAAGATATTCCGGTGTTACTAGAAAATGAAGCGCGTCGCATTACTGCAGATGACGCATAA
- the lpxK gene encoding tetraacyldisaccharide 4'-kinase — MRLIEKVWFQGHPAKWLIVPLLLPLSVLFAVLSFLRRLAYQVGLFKQVKMSVPVVVVGNIGIGGNGKTPVTLCLVEKLTEQGIKIGVVSRGYGSKAPHYPYQVTDESSAETAGDEPLLIFQRSGVPVVIGADRIKACQCLIELGCEIIIADDGLQHYRLARDFEFVVIDGKRLFGNGLLLPAGPLRETTSRIARADCVIVNGLSTWQKQASAFALPILTMVLKANQVINVKSGKSVDLDIFLAQNLAMNKRINAIAGIGDPQRFFNTLEQVGFILSSVQGFIDHQAFSAHDLAPFSGEIPLLMTEKDAVKCASFAQEYYWYLPVDAEFTPNTNGDSIATIITKIAGLVNIHHL, encoded by the coding sequence ATGCGCTTAATTGAAAAAGTATGGTTTCAGGGCCATCCAGCGAAATGGCTAATAGTGCCATTGTTGTTACCATTAAGCGTGCTTTTTGCCGTACTGAGTTTTCTGCGCCGTTTAGCTTATCAGGTGGGATTATTTAAGCAGGTAAAAATGTCGGTGCCGGTTGTAGTGGTGGGCAATATTGGCATTGGTGGTAATGGTAAAACGCCAGTAACCTTATGTTTGGTTGAAAAGCTAACTGAGCAAGGTATAAAAATTGGCGTGGTGAGTCGAGGTTATGGTTCAAAAGCACCACACTATCCTTATCAAGTGACTGATGAAAGTAGTGCAGAAACAGCCGGTGATGAGCCGTTGTTAATCTTTCAACGTAGTGGTGTTCCTGTAGTTATTGGCGCTGATAGAATTAAAGCTTGTCAGTGCTTAATTGAACTAGGCTGTGAAATAATTATTGCTGACGATGGCCTGCAACATTATCGTTTAGCACGAGATTTTGAGTTTGTTGTTATTGATGGTAAACGTTTATTTGGTAACGGTTTATTATTACCTGCAGGGCCATTACGAGAGACAACAAGCAGAATAGCTCGTGCAGATTGTGTTATTGTTAACGGCTTGAGTACATGGCAAAAACAAGCAAGTGCTTTCGCATTACCGATATTAACCATGGTGCTAAAGGCAAACCAAGTGATTAATGTTAAAAGCGGGAAGAGTGTTGATCTAGATATCTTTTTAGCACAAAACCTCGCTATGAATAAACGCATCAATGCGATAGCTGGAATTGGCGATCCTCAGCGATTCTTTAATACCCTTGAGCAAGTGGGGTTTATTTTGTCGTCGGTTCAAGGTTTTATTGATCATCAAGCTTTTTCAGCACATGATTTAGCACCGTTCTCTGGTGAAATTCCGCTATTGATGACCGAAAAAGATGCGGTGAAATGTGCGAGCTTTGCCCAAGAATATTACTGGTATTTACCGGTAGATGCAGAGTTTACACCTAATACGAATGGCGACTCGATAGCGACGATAATCACTAAAATTGCTGGGCTTGTTAACATTCATCATTTATAA
- a CDS encoding DUF2062 domain-containing protein, with translation MPKKLIKRLMPDHQTIKKNKHLKIFGTLLHNANLWHLNRRSVSKAFAVGLFFAFMPVPFQMVLAAGFAIIVHANLPLSIVLCWITNPLTMPAIFYFCYLVGTWIIGVPTRKFAFEANWQWLVDSVSTIGPAFMLGCVVLATIFSILGYLAINTFWRFSVAKEWKKRKERRS, from the coding sequence ATGCCGAAAAAACTCATTAAACGCCTAATGCCAGATCATCAAACGATTAAAAAAAATAAGCATTTAAAAATTTTCGGTACGCTACTGCATAACGCTAATTTATGGCATCTTAACCGCCGTTCAGTGAGTAAAGCATTTGCTGTGGGGTTATTTTTTGCCTTTATGCCCGTACCATTTCAAATGGTTTTAGCGGCAGGCTTTGCAATTATAGTACATGCAAACCTTCCTTTATCGATTGTCCTTTGTTGGATCACTAACCCTTTGACTATGCCGGCAATTTTTTATTTCTGCTACCTAGTTGGCACTTGGATTATTGGTGTTCCAACAAGAAAGTTTGCTTTTGAAGCGAACTGGCAATGGTTAGTCGATAGCGTTTCCACGATTGGTCCCGCATTTATGCTCGGTTGTGTGGTGCTTGCGACTATTTTTTCTATCTTAGGATATTTAGCGATAAATACATTTTGGCGCTTTTCCGTTGCCAAAGAATGGAAGAAAAGAAAAGAGCGCCGAAGTTAA
- a CDS encoding AzlD domain-containing protein, which yields MTLLTIALMALITFTTRYLFIHPRLPVRLGAKMAKLLSFSAPAVLTAIWVPIIFIQQGELNVSLHNPYLIAASFAIVAAAKSKSIYLTMFIGLIAFVLSRYLLTL from the coding sequence ATGACATTACTGACTATTGCGTTAATGGCGCTGATCACTTTTACCACGCGTTATTTATTTATTCATCCACGCTTGCCTGTACGCTTGGGGGCAAAAATGGCGAAGCTGTTAAGTTTTAGTGCTCCGGCGGTATTAACCGCTATTTGGGTACCTATTATATTTATTCAGCAAGGTGAGTTAAATGTGTCACTGCATAATCCCTATTTAATTGCTGCATCATTTGCGATCGTGGCAGCGGCAAAAAGTAAAAGTATCTATTTGACCATGTTTATTGGACTTATTGCTTTTGTTTTAAGTCGTTACCTTCTAACACTATAA
- the msbA gene encoding lipid A export permease/ATP-binding protein MsbA, translating into MSTKPLQPTTEETTRQNFKRLLAYAKAYKAAAVVSILGMLGYAAIDSFVFSQLQPLIDKGLDGQDPEFMKWAPYVIVVMFILRGICHFAGNYTLAWLGNNVVANIRQELFEHVMSMPVAYHDKESTGSLISKLTFDTEQVLSAVSKALLTLVQQGAFVLGLLIVMFYNSWQLASIFLLITPVIAGIVTVVSGRFRTISKGIQNAMGEVTTAAEQTFNGHKVVLTFDGQQREFDRFSKINKHNRQQRMKMVATQAASVPIIQIIASFALAFVLYVANLDSMRANISAGVFMTVLMCMVTLLRPLKLLTTVNSEFQKGMAACVSIFGVLDQKTEHDTGTIAIERAKGTLAFEHVNFFYDDDKEKQALTDLSFTANVGETVALVGRSGSGKSTASSLLLRFYNATTGRVLIDGKDIKDYKLKDLRKQFAYVSQQVVLFNDSIANNIAYGKPEATREEIEDAARKAHVMEFVEDLPEGLDTNIGDNGAMLSGGQRQRVAIARALLCDAPFLILDEATSALDTESERHIQDALSILQQNRTCIVIAHRLSTIESADKIIVMEQGQIKEQGDHQTLLAKDGAYAQLHKFQFGD; encoded by the coding sequence ATGTCGACAAAACCACTACAACCGACTACAGAAGAGACCACGCGACAAAACTTTAAGCGCCTATTGGCTTATGCCAAAGCTTATAAAGCGGCCGCCGTTGTTTCGATTTTAGGCATGTTAGGTTATGCCGCTATCGACAGTTTTGTCTTTTCTCAACTGCAACCGTTAATCGATAAAGGCCTTGACGGCCAAGACCCCGAATTTATGAAATGGGCGCCGTATGTCATTGTGGTGATGTTCATTTTACGCGGTATTTGTCACTTTGCCGGCAATTATACCTTGGCTTGGTTAGGCAATAATGTGGTGGCTAATATTCGTCAAGAATTGTTTGAACACGTTATGTCTATGCCGGTTGCTTATCATGATAAAGAATCTACCGGCAGCTTGATCTCAAAACTGACCTTTGATACTGAACAGGTACTAAGTGCCGTTTCTAAAGCCTTATTAACGTTAGTACAGCAAGGGGCGTTTGTCTTGGGTTTACTCATAGTTATGTTTTATAACAGCTGGCAGTTAGCGTCGATATTTTTACTGATCACGCCAGTTATTGCGGGCATAGTGACTGTGGTTTCAGGGCGTTTTCGTACTATCAGTAAAGGTATACAAAATGCGATGGGCGAGGTTACAACGGCGGCAGAGCAAACCTTTAATGGCCACAAAGTAGTATTAACCTTTGATGGTCAGCAACGAGAATTTGACCGTTTTTCGAAAATTAATAAACACAATCGCCAACAGCGTATGAAAATGGTTGCCACTCAAGCGGCTAGTGTGCCGATTATTCAAATTATTGCCTCATTCGCTTTAGCGTTTGTTTTGTATGTTGCCAATTTAGATTCAATGCGCGCCAATATCTCGGCCGGTGTTTTTATGACGGTACTGATGTGTATGGTAACGCTACTTCGCCCTTTAAAACTTTTGACTACAGTGAATAGTGAATTTCAAAAAGGTATGGCTGCTTGTGTCAGTATTTTTGGCGTGCTTGATCAAAAAACAGAACATGATACTGGTACTATTGCGATAGAACGTGCAAAGGGGACATTAGCGTTTGAGCATGTCAATTTCTTTTATGATGATGATAAAGAAAAACAGGCACTTACTGATTTAAGTTTTACGGCCAATGTTGGTGAAACGGTTGCGTTGGTAGGGCGTTCAGGAAGCGGAAAATCTACCGCAAGTTCGTTATTGTTACGATTTTATAATGCCACAACCGGCAGAGTTTTAATCGATGGCAAAGATATTAAAGATTACAAATTAAAAGATTTACGTAAACAATTTGCTTATGTTTCTCAACAGGTTGTGTTATTTAATGATTCTATCGCTAATAATATTGCTTACGGTAAGCCTGAGGCAACTCGTGAAGAAATTGAAGATGCAGCCCGTAAAGCGCATGTAATGGAGTTTGTTGAAGATTTACCTGAAGGTTTAGATACGAATATTGGCGATAATGGTGCGATGTTGTCCGGCGGGCAACGTCAACGTGTAGCCATAGCGCGGGCATTATTATGTGATGCACCATTCTTAATTTTAGATGAAGCAACGAGTGCTTTAGATACCGAATCTGAACGTCATATTCAAGATGCCTTAAGCATATTGCAACAAAATCGCACTTGTATCGTTATTGCCCATCGTTTATCAACGATAGAGAGCGCAGATAAAATTATTGTGATGGAGCAAGGTCAAATAAAAGAGCAAGGTGACCATCAAACATTATTAGCGAAAGACGGCGCCTATGCTCAGCTACATAAATTTCAATTCGGTGATTAG
- a CDS encoding AzlC family ABC transporter permease yields the protein MALTKKKARWLMAKKGFLDMLPLNLAVLPWGILCGSLAIQRDFSALEAILMPLIVFAGSAQLVAIELIANNASLATILFTTFIISSRHFLYGLALRDKLKILPTKWRYGLGFLLTDELFALSSHSKSFVGQLRLIYAVVAGGSFYVFWLLWNVTGVIAGSYLPDLTHLGLDFAIAVTFIALVIPTIINIPILVTVIVAALLSVLFKLMQFELDLVAAALIAMYCGYLTDRFQHKNKDVDAPDDDNNTLSPSVKDNA from the coding sequence ATGGCTCTTACTAAGAAAAAAGCGCGCTGGTTAATGGCGAAAAAAGGATTTTTAGACATGCTGCCGCTTAATTTAGCGGTTTTGCCTTGGGGGATTCTTTGTGGCTCTTTAGCTATTCAGCGTGATTTTTCTGCCCTCGAAGCTATTTTAATGCCTCTTATCGTATTTGCTGGCTCAGCTCAGTTGGTTGCTATTGAATTAATTGCGAATAATGCCTCATTGGCTACTATTTTGTTCACCACTTTTATTATTAGCTCGCGACACTTTTTGTATGGTTTGGCTTTGCGAGATAAATTAAAAATTTTACCAACCAAGTGGCGCTACGGACTAGGCTTTTTATTAACCGATGAACTATTCGCCTTGTCGAGTCATAGCAAGTCTTTTGTTGGGCAGTTGAGATTAATATATGCCGTAGTGGCTGGCGGAAGTTTCTACGTTTTTTGGTTATTATGGAATGTGACAGGCGTTATTGCCGGTAGTTATTTACCCGATTTAACTCATTTAGGCTTAGACTTTGCAATTGCTGTGACTTTTATTGCTTTAGTTATTCCAACCATCATTAACATACCTATTTTGGTTACTGTGATTGTTGCTGCGCTGTTATCTGTGCTGTTTAAGTTAATGCAGTTTGAATTAGATTTAGTAGCGGCGGCATTAATTGCTATGTACTGTGGTTATCTTACTGACCGTTTTCAACATAAAAACAAGGATGTAGATGCTCCTGATGATGACAATAATACATTGAGCCCATCAGTTAAGGACAACGCATGA
- a CDS encoding DNA internalization-related competence protein ComEC/Rec2 codes for MEWWLLTFFISAILSLFMPIVPEFSLLLTILLISLLLIVINKFRLMAIAVFAMVWILLAGNQYQQSLEKNDIELAQLHKKVQLIQGEVSNIVHTKSGNSRFNFLISHWQGREINEKFTVRLTWKGAVQPLLQGQIWQLAVKLKPAHGLANVGGFNYQVWLRQQQIVATGYVKPDKKSKTLIKTKKRNILLDEQTSWRQTLYQKLTVILDEEPLGALILALGFGERGKLTPDHWQVLSATATQHLIAISGLHIGIVAFASLVFIRMLIRLLPLSLLMTKHWQLKLMQINLSYIAVLCSCFMAWYYAYLAGFSIPTVRALVMLLLFWSLRFLNIRVNLLRWFLLAIVIILLVWPLSLLSASFWLSISALVIIFSTFSRFSMHKSEFEETTKLPSLLIFEKEPDTALKKQWRNLKSRSWLWIKTLVVMQFALTMAMLPIAASLSYQLPLAAFLANIVAVPLMSITVIPLTLLAVIALPFSTWLSHCFADFALVSLSYVWHWLTYLANAKWAMVAISYQQIQVMLFFFAFIALALFFRLSKMKFIATLSLFLISISFDYFSAHQHKEWQLSVLDVGHGLAIVIEKNNHVFIYDTGASYPSGFNMADAALLPYLKHKGYQSIDGVMISHNDNDHAGGLRHLREKIAIDLVIANDINLNPDQHCLSGQRFDWQGLNFEMLSPMQAIGDKNDDSCVLTISDGIHRVLLPGDISIKQERRLLNVAGMDNKLSSDLLIAPHHGSKSSSSRRFLSAVSPRYVVFSAGYLNQWHMPSKEILTRYNAFDITTFNTAEVGMVTFKFSQINTADNLTNNNVGVTVEGVNVEGSKVVEKIKGKIEIINYREDIRPYWFGN; via the coding sequence ATGGAATGGTGGCTACTAACATTTTTTATCAGTGCTATTTTGTCATTATTCATGCCTATAGTGCCAGAGTTTTCTTTACTACTTACAATATTGTTAATTTCATTATTACTTATTGTTATTAATAAGTTTAGATTAATGGCTATTGCTGTATTTGCCATGGTTTGGATCCTACTCGCTGGCAACCAATACCAGCAAAGCTTAGAAAAAAATGACATTGAGCTTGCACAACTTCATAAAAAAGTACAACTGATTCAAGGCGAAGTCAGTAATATTGTCCATACAAAGTCCGGTAATAGTCGTTTTAATTTCCTTATAAGTCATTGGCAAGGAAGAGAGATTAATGAAAAGTTCACGGTGCGCCTAACGTGGAAAGGTGCAGTTCAGCCATTATTACAAGGACAAATATGGCAATTAGCGGTAAAACTAAAACCCGCGCATGGCTTGGCAAATGTTGGTGGTTTTAATTATCAAGTGTGGCTGAGGCAACAACAAATAGTGGCTACAGGTTATGTAAAACCAGATAAAAAGTCTAAAACGCTAATCAAGACTAAAAAGAGAAATATTTTACTGGATGAACAGACGAGTTGGCGCCAAACATTATATCAAAAATTAACTGTTATTCTGGATGAAGAACCCCTTGGCGCGTTAATTTTAGCCTTGGGTTTTGGCGAGCGAGGCAAGTTAACGCCCGATCATTGGCAGGTGCTTTCAGCAACAGCCACTCAGCACCTTATCGCAATTTCTGGGTTACATATCGGCATTGTTGCCTTTGCAAGTTTAGTTTTTATACGTATGCTTATTCGCTTATTGCCATTGAGTTTATTGATGACGAAGCATTGGCAGTTAAAGCTGATGCAAATAAACTTAAGTTACATTGCCGTGTTGTGTAGCTGTTTTATGGCTTGGTATTACGCCTATTTAGCTGGTTTCTCTATTCCTACCGTACGCGCATTAGTAATGCTGCTATTGTTTTGGTCGCTTAGGTTTTTGAATATAAGAGTTAATCTGTTACGTTGGTTTCTATTGGCTATCGTTATTATTTTACTCGTTTGGCCGTTAAGTTTACTCAGTGCGAGCTTTTGGCTTTCAATTTCAGCTTTAGTTATCATTTTTTCAACATTTTCTCGTTTTTCAATGCATAAATCAGAATTTGAAGAAACGACAAAGCTCCCATCATTATTAATCTTTGAAAAAGAACCTGATACGGCATTGAAAAAACAATGGCGTAACCTTAAATCGCGCTCATGGCTATGGATTAAAACACTGGTTGTTATGCAGTTTGCTTTAACCATGGCTATGTTACCCATTGCGGCCTCATTAAGTTATCAACTTCCATTAGCGGCGTTTTTAGCTAATATTGTTGCCGTACCTTTAATGAGTATTACCGTAATCCCTTTAACGCTACTTGCGGTAATAGCCTTGCCATTCAGTACTTGGTTATCGCACTGTTTTGCTGATTTTGCCTTAGTAAGTTTGTCATATGTTTGGCATTGGCTAACTTATTTAGCCAATGCCAAGTGGGCAATGGTTGCTATTTCATATCAGCAAATACAAGTCATGTTATTCTTTTTCGCTTTTATAGCGTTGGCGCTGTTTTTTAGACTCAGCAAGATGAAGTTTATTGCGACGCTAAGTTTATTTTTGATTTCAATCTCGTTTGACTATTTTAGTGCTCATCAGCATAAAGAATGGCAATTATCTGTTCTTGACGTTGGTCATGGACTTGCCATTGTTATTGAGAAGAACAACCATGTTTTTATCTATGATACTGGAGCAAGTTACCCGAGTGGTTTTAATATGGCTGATGCCGCGCTATTACCTTATTTAAAACACAAAGGCTATCAATCTATTGATGGTGTTATGATCAGTCATAACGACAATGATCATGCTGGCGGTTTACGTCATTTACGAGAAAAAATAGCCATTGATCTTGTTATTGCCAACGATATTAACCTAAATCCGGACCAACATTGTTTATCAGGGCAGCGTTTTGATTGGCAGGGATTAAATTTTGAAATGCTATCGCCAATGCAAGCCATAGGTGATAAAAATGATGACTCTTGTGTGCTGACTATTAGTGATGGTATTCATCGTGTTTTATTACCGGGCGATATATCGATAAAACAAGAACGGCGGCTATTAAATGTTGCGGGCATGGATAATAAACTTAGCAGTGATTTGTTAATTGCTCCGCATCACGGTTCTAAATCTTCTTCTAGTCGTCGATTTCTATCAGCAGTTTCTCCGCGTTATGTGGTATTTAGCGCAGGTTACTTAAACCAGTGGCATATGCCTTCGAAGGAAATATTAACGCGCTATAACGCTTTTGATATTACTACCTTCAATACAGCCGAAGTGGGAATGGTAACGTTTAAATTTAGCCAAATTAATACAGCAGATAATTTAACTAATAATAATGTTGGAGTAACTGTTGAAGGAGTAAATGTTGAAGGTAGTAAAGTTGTAGAGAAAATTAAGGGCAAGATTGAAATTATCAATTATCGAGAGGATATTCGGCCATATTGGTTCGGAAATTAA
- the pepN gene encoding aminopeptidase N — protein sequence MNTQASILAKSLNMTIFSSAIAVTIALSGCSDNKSTTETPGIQATEKATKIVRQLSESLNANYAEMRAKQVSNVSYQLSVNLDTESERFSGVSVLNFQLAKNNINDLTIDFDEGTVTALKVNGKPAEFSYDKWFITVPANALTAGENTIKVAYERPYATDGSGLHRFVDPENAEVYLYTDFEPYDANRLFPHFDQPDLKATYELEVNAPSHWQIISATRETSIEETGDTKHWVFPASAKFSSYVFSLHAGNYAVWEDNFEDIPLRLFARQSLAEYVNKEEWFKPTKQSFAFFNQYFDVRYPFVKYDQIVAPDFNAGAMENVAAVTFNEGYIARGEKSTQAKMSLANVIAHEMAHMWFGDLVTMRWWNGLWLNESFATYMANLAIAEASDFENTWDVFYSGTKQWAYRSDDSVNTHAIELPVASTGEALSNFDGITYGKGASVLKQLPYYLGEENFRVGVSNYLKKFSYKNTDLDDFIGELGKAANKDMSQWTQDWLYNAGLNTIKVNYQCNDDKISQFSITQSAPEGYPTLREQRVQIGLYNINDNTMTLSSATPIMYQGANTDIKAVIGKACPDLVYPNEADWGYVKVDLDDKSLNAIQKHINAIDNTTMRLMLWQSLSDSVNDANLSAEAFVSFAITNIAGEKDYNVVRKIAGSLTSALGYLTTATRQGQKDYSALYSQVEDLYLSLLQQAEAGSDFQKMWYSRYVNVSKTSKHLANLQNILHGELSFDGLLIDQDKRWTLVAKMNRYQQGNYQALLVAEQAKDNSDTGVKNAIYAEVLRPEAAIKDKWFNVVINNPEKLKLSTLRYIMWGLFPSEQQALAAPYKAKILAHIPKLNEGSDLSMLESFTSSLLPAKCTATSEQELADLITAYSEMKPQALKSVKATHQEIGRCIKALKLLK from the coding sequence ATGAATACCCAAGCGTCGATATTGGCAAAATCGCTCAATATGACAATATTTTCATCTGCGATTGCAGTAACAATTGCTCTAAGTGGTTGTAGTGATAATAAGTCAACAACAGAAACTCCTGGTATACAAGCCACTGAAAAAGCGACTAAAATAGTGCGCCAATTAAGTGAGTCTCTTAACGCAAACTATGCCGAAATGCGTGCCAAACAAGTTAGCAATGTTAGTTACCAATTAAGCGTTAATCTAGATACTGAAAGTGAACGTTTTTCAGGTGTTTCAGTGCTTAATTTTCAGTTGGCAAAAAATAACATTAATGATCTAACCATTGATTTTGATGAAGGTACTGTTACCGCTTTAAAAGTCAACGGAAAGCCAGCTGAATTTAGTTATGACAAATGGTTTATTACTGTACCTGCTAATGCATTAACAGCCGGAGAAAATACAATTAAAGTGGCTTATGAACGCCCTTACGCCACCGATGGCTCAGGCCTACATCGCTTCGTTGATCCAGAAAATGCAGAGGTATATCTGTATACAGATTTTGAACCTTATGACGCTAATCGTCTTTTCCCTCATTTTGATCAACCAGATTTAAAAGCTACCTATGAACTTGAGGTCAATGCACCGAGTCATTGGCAAATTATCAGTGCTACTCGCGAAACCTCTATCGAAGAAACTGGCGACACCAAACATTGGGTATTTCCTGCTTCTGCTAAGTTTTCTTCTTATGTTTTCTCATTACATGCCGGAAATTATGCGGTTTGGGAGGATAACTTTGAAGATATTCCACTGCGCTTGTTTGCTCGTCAGAGTTTGGCTGAGTATGTCAACAAAGAGGAATGGTTTAAACCGACGAAGCAAAGTTTTGCTTTTTTCAATCAATATTTCGATGTTCGATACCCCTTTGTTAAATATGACCAAATAGTAGCGCCTGACTTTAATGCTGGAGCGATGGAAAACGTAGCGGCTGTCACATTTAATGAAGGCTATATTGCGCGCGGTGAAAAATCTACGCAAGCAAAAATGAGTTTAGCTAATGTGATTGCCCATGAAATGGCCCATATGTGGTTCGGCGATTTAGTTACTATGCGTTGGTGGAATGGCTTATGGTTAAACGAAAGTTTCGCCACTTATATGGCCAACCTTGCGATTGCAGAAGCTAGCGACTTTGAGAACACATGGGACGTATTTTACTCTGGTACTAAACAATGGGCCTACCGTAGTGATGACTCGGTAAACACTCACGCCATTGAGTTACCCGTTGCATCAACAGGAGAAGCACTCTCAAATTTTGACGGTATAACATACGGTAAAGGTGCCTCGGTGCTTAAGCAGTTACCTTATTACTTGGGTGAAGAAAATTTTCGAGTGGGCGTAAGTAACTACTTGAAGAAATTTTCTTATAAAAATACCGATCTTGATGATTTTATTGGCGAGCTTGGTAAAGCGGCAAATAAAGATATGAGCCAATGGACGCAAGACTGGTTATACAATGCAGGCTTAAATACCATTAAAGTAAACTATCAGTGTAATGATGATAAAATTAGTCAATTTTCTATAACCCAATCAGCGCCTGAAGGCTACCCTACATTACGTGAACAACGCGTACAAATTGGCCTATACAATATCAACGACAACACCATGACCTTATCGTCTGCAACACCGATAATGTATCAAGGTGCAAACACAGACATTAAAGCCGTGATCGGTAAAGCTTGTCCTGACTTAGTCTATCCAAATGAAGCGGATTGGGGTTATGTGAAAGTCGACTTAGATGACAAATCACTTAACGCCATACAAAAACATATTAACGCTATAGATAACACCACTATGCGCCTTATGCTATGGCAAAGCTTATCTGACAGTGTAAATGACGCCAACCTTTCAGCCGAAGCTTTTGTCAGTTTTGCCATTACCAATATCGCCGGTGAAAAAGACTACAATGTAGTGCGTAAAATAGCTGGCAGTTTAACGTCTGCATTAGGTTACTTAACTACCGCGACACGCCAAGGGCAAAAAGATTACTCAGCACTTTATAGCCAAGTAGAAGACCTTTACTTATCACTTTTACAACAAGCTGAAGCGGGGTCTGACTTTCAAAAAATGTGGTACAGCCGTTATGTTAATGTGAGTAAAACGAGTAAGCATTTAGCTAACCTACAAAATATATTACACGGTGAACTGAGCTTTGACGGCTTACTGATTGATCAAGATAAACGCTGGACGTTAGTGGCAAAAATGAACCGTTACCAGCAGGGTAATTACCAAGCGTTATTAGTTGCAGAGCAAGCTAAGGATAATTCAGATACCGGTGTTAAAAATGCTATTTATGCAGAAGTATTGCGCCCTGAAGCCGCAATTAAAGATAAATGGTTTAATGTGGTGATTAATAACCCTGAAAAGTTAAAGCTTTCGACATTACGTTATATTATGTGGGGCTTATTTCCGTCAGAGCAACAAGCTTTGGCAGCCCCCTACAAAGCTAAAATACTGGCGCACATCCCTAAACTCAATGAGGGTAGTGATTTGTCAATGTTAGAATCATTCACCTCAAGCTTATTACCTGCAAAATGTACAGCGACAAGTGAGCAGGAACTTGCTGATTTAATTACCGCGTACAGTGAAATGAAACCACAAGCATTGAAAAGTGTTAAAGCGACTCACCAAGAGATCGGACGTTGCATAAAAGCACTTAAGCTTTTGAAGTAA
- the kdsB gene encoding 3-deoxy-manno-octulosonate cytidylyltransferase: MSFVVVIPARFESSRLPGKVLADIAGKPMIQWVVEKALASGAEQVIVATDNDEVARVVKSFGGEVCKTRADHQSGTERLAEVMQTYQFSDQQVIVNVQGDEPFIPVENIAQVADNLSSQNQARMATLAMKINNVEEALNPNAVKVLCDKNGYALYFSRATIPYDRERFLNNDNIDAIGDFYLRHIGIYAYRAGFIKDYVQWPASQLEQVESLEQLRVLWQGEKIHVDVAKTRLEVEGVDTPEDLEKARAYAKSL; the protein is encoded by the coding sequence ATGTCGTTTGTGGTAGTGATCCCTGCAAGATTTGAGTCATCACGTTTACCGGGTAAGGTACTCGCTGATATTGCTGGAAAGCCTATGATTCAATGGGTGGTGGAAAAGGCCTTAGCCAGTGGCGCTGAGCAAGTCATTGTGGCGACTGACAACGATGAAGTTGCCCGAGTGGTTAAAAGCTTTGGCGGCGAAGTCTGTAAAACCCGAGCCGATCACCAGTCGGGTACTGAACGTCTTGCTGAGGTTATGCAAACCTATCAGTTTTCCGATCAGCAAGTTATTGTTAATGTGCAAGGGGATGAGCCTTTTATTCCTGTTGAAAATATAGCTCAAGTTGCTGATAACCTATCAAGCCAAAACCAAGCACGTATGGCCACGTTAGCGATGAAAATTAATAATGTAGAAGAAGCACTAAATCCTAATGCGGTTAAAGTGTTATGTGATAAAAATGGCTATGCACTTTACTTTAGTCGCGCGACTATTCCTTACGATCGAGAACGTTTTCTAAATAATGACAACATTGATGCCATTGGCGACTTCTATCTTCGCCATATTGGTATTTATGCTTATCGTGCCGGTTTTATTAAGGACTATGTGCAATGGCCAGCTAGCCAGTTAGAGCAAGTTGAGTCATTAGAACAGCTTCGCGTTCTCTGGCAAGGTGAAAAAATACATGTTGACGTTGCGAAAACACGTTTAGAAGTTGAAGGCGTTGATACCCCGGAAGATTTAGAAAAAGCTCGTGCTTACGCAAAGTCACTGTAA